ACTGGCAGGATATTGTGACCAGATTGTTGTGACAATCCACGCCGACAATACGGTTAGTGTTCTGGACAACGGACGCGGCATTCCCGTGGATATGCACAAAGAAGAAAAGAAACCGGCCCTAGAAGTTGTCATGACGATACTTCACGCCGGCGGAAAATTCGACAAAGGTTCGTATAAAGTTTCCGGTGGCCTTCACGGCGTTGGCGTTTCCGTAGTGAACGCGTTGTCGGAAGAACTGACCGTTGAGGTTTATCGAGACGGAAAGATTTATACCCAAACTTATAAACGGGGCATTCCCGCGAACAAAATGGCGATTATCGGCGAAACGAAAAAACGCGGCACATATACGCGCTTTCTGGCAGACGTCGAAATTTTTAAGAAATACGAATGGGATTATGAAATTCTCGCGCACAGGATGTGCGAACTTGCCTTCTTGAATAAAGATCTTGAAGTTCAGCTGAACGACGAACGAGACGGCAATAAAGAAACCTATCGCTACGAAGGCGGGTTGATGGAGTTTGTTGCATATCTTGACGAAACACGACCGTCGCTTATCGAAAAACCGATTTATATCGAGAAGGAAGTTGATGGCGTACCCGTTGAGGTCGCTCTTCAATACAACGCGTCTTATTCAGAGAATATTTTCACCTTTGTAAACAACATCAACACGGTAGAAGGTGGAACACACCTCATTGGATTCAAAACCGGCGTTACGAGAACGCTGAATAATTACGCCCAAAAGAACAATCTCTTTAAGAAAGAGGCGTTCACACTTTCCGGCGAGGATGTCCGTGAAGGATTGACCGCCGTTGTTAGTATCAAGGTTCAAGAGCCGCAGTTTGAGGGACAGACGAAGACTAAACTCGGTAATTCCGAAGTAAAAGGGATCGTCGATTCAGTAGTCTCGGAGGGCTTGGCAGAATATCTTGAACAGCATCCGACACAGGCTAAACGGATCATAGAGAAATGTCTCAACGCGGCCAGATCGCGTGAAGCCGCGCGGAAAGCCCGTGATCTGACCCGGCGGAAAAATTTGCTCGACATTGGTAACCTCCCTGGAAAACTCGCGGATTGTTCAACGAAAGATCCGTCGCTTTGCGAAATGTACATCGTCGAGGGTGATTCCGCTGGTGGTAGCGCCAAACAAGGTCGCGATCGCAAATATCAAGCGATTCTTCCATTGCGCGGTAAAATTATCAACGTGGAAAAATCCCGAATCGATAAAGTACTCGATAACAATGAAGT
The Candidatus Marinimicrobia bacterium CG08_land_8_20_14_0_20_45_22 genome window above contains:
- the gyrB gene encoding DNA topoisomerase (ATP-hydrolyzing) subunit B — its product is MKFTEASSYGAEKITVLKGLEAVRKRPAMYIGDTGKRGLHHLVFEVVDNSVDEALAGYCDQIVVTIHADNTVSVLDNGRGIPVDMHKEEKKPALEVVMTILHAGGKFDKGSYKVSGGLHGVGVSVVNALSEELTVEVYRDGKIYTQTYKRGIPANKMAIIGETKKRGTYTRFLADVEIFKKYEWDYEILAHRMCELAFLNKDLEVQLNDERDGNKETYRYEGGLMEFVAYLDETRPSLIEKPIYIEKEVDGVPVEVALQYNASYSENIFTFVNNINTVEGGTHLIGFKTGVTRTLNNYAQKNNLFKKEAFTLSGEDVREGLTAVVSIKVQEPQFEGQTKTKLGNSEVKGIVDSVVSEGLAEYLEQHPTQAKRIIEKCLNAARSREAARKARDLTRRKNLLDIGNLPGKLADCSTKDPSLCEMYIVEGDSAGGSAKQGRDRKYQAILPLRGKIINVEKSRIDKVLDNNEVKIMITALGTGFDEEFDIEKLRYNRIIIMTDADVDGSHIRTLLLTFFFRFMPKLIEEGHVYIAQPPLYKVSVKKQDYYAYDEDEREILVKRFSKDGDSKKIEVQRYKGLGEMNPEQLWSTTMNPESRTLVKIGIEDAASADRTFSILMGGDVEPRRQFIQKNAKYVKNLDV